A genome region from Arthrobacter sp. V1I9 includes the following:
- the ribA gene encoding GTP cyclohydrolase II codes for MTASGASGNGHHLPDPGNGHHATASANGHHQAESGNGRVPHPVSGGPIVQLPTAFGDFIAQAWIDLVTGAEHLAVSSPNPPKDGKAPLVRLHSECLTGDVFGSYRCDCGEQLAYALEMIRQEGGTLLYLRGQEGRGIGLANKIKAYALQEAGFDTVEANEQLGLPVDARCYKAAAQVLAEMGLHEVRLLSNNPDKQNRLANAGVKVVEMVPTEVPSRDQNIRYLQTKKDRMEHRLVLDSHVGGAVPVTTPDTSFGHEQD; via the coding sequence ATGACGGCTTCCGGAGCTTCGGGGAACGGCCACCACCTGCCCGATCCAGGAAACGGCCACCACGCAACAGCGTCTGCCAACGGCCACCACCAGGCAGAATCGGGCAACGGCCGGGTGCCCCATCCCGTCAGCGGCGGTCCGATCGTGCAGCTGCCCACGGCTTTTGGCGACTTTATCGCCCAGGCGTGGATCGACCTGGTGACCGGTGCTGAGCACCTGGCCGTCAGTTCCCCCAACCCGCCCAAGGACGGCAAAGCCCCTCTGGTCCGGCTGCACTCCGAGTGCCTCACGGGAGATGTCTTCGGTTCCTACCGCTGCGACTGCGGGGAGCAGTTGGCTTATGCGCTGGAAATGATCCGCCAGGAAGGCGGAACCTTACTGTACCTGCGCGGCCAGGAAGGCCGGGGGATCGGGCTCGCCAACAAGATCAAGGCCTATGCGCTGCAGGAGGCCGGCTTCGATACTGTGGAGGCCAACGAACAGCTGGGCCTGCCGGTGGACGCCCGCTGCTACAAGGCGGCCGCCCAGGTATTGGCGGAGATGGGACTGCATGAAGTGCGGCTCCTGAGCAACAACCCGGACAAGCAGAACAGGCTTGCCAACGCCGGTGTCAAGGTTGTGGAGATGGTCCCCACCGAGGTTCCGTCCCGCGACCAGAACATCCGGTACCTGCAGACCAAAAAGGACCGCATGGAGCACCGCCTGGTGCTGGACTCCCACGTGGGCGGCGCAGTGCCCGTCACCACCCCCGATACCTCCTTTGGCCACGAACAAGACTGA
- the ribB gene encoding 3,4-dihydroxy-2-butanone-4-phosphate synthase, with translation MNAAVRIEPEVAPAAVSSSQTGIDAGLDTIEEAVRAMAAGRPVLVVDNEDRENEGDIIFAAQHATPALMGWTIRYSSGVICVPLSGDRADAMALPPMVEVNEDAKGTAYTVSCDAATGVSTGISATDRALTARVLADPQSGPSSVTRPGHIFPLRAVDGGVRERPGHTEAAVDLCRLAGLEAAAVIAEVVYDDGEMMRLDGLRAFAAEHGCPLISIADLVAYLEAAGTSADGNARAGRQGGEEEIR, from the coding sequence ATGAACGCCGCAGTCCGAATCGAGCCTGAGGTGGCTCCCGCTGCCGTCTCCAGCAGCCAGACCGGGATTGACGCCGGTTTGGACACCATCGAGGAAGCAGTCCGGGCCATGGCGGCCGGCAGGCCTGTCCTGGTGGTGGACAACGAGGACCGGGAGAATGAGGGCGACATCATCTTCGCCGCCCAGCACGCCACCCCGGCGTTGATGGGCTGGACCATCCGGTACAGTTCCGGCGTCATCTGCGTCCCGCTGTCCGGCGACCGCGCCGACGCGATGGCGCTTCCTCCCATGGTTGAAGTCAATGAGGATGCCAAAGGCACGGCCTATACGGTGTCCTGTGACGCCGCAACCGGCGTCAGCACCGGAATTTCCGCGACCGACCGGGCCCTCACGGCCAGGGTCTTGGCGGATCCGCAGTCCGGACCGTCCTCCGTGACCCGTCCCGGGCATATTTTTCCGCTGCGTGCGGTTGATGGTGGTGTGCGGGAACGTCCTGGCCACACCGAGGCCGCAGTCGACCTGTGCCGCCTGGCCGGCCTGGAAGCTGCGGCTGTCATTGCCGAAGTCGTCTACGACGACGGTGAAATGATGCGGTTGGACGGGCTCCGTGCCTTCGCTGCTGAACACGGATGCCCCCTGATCTCCATTGCAGACCTTGTGGCCTACCTCGAGGCAGCGGGCACATCGGCCGACGGCAACGCCCGGGCAGGACGCCAGGGCGGAGAAGAGGAGATACGATGA
- a CDS encoding riboflavin synthase, with product MFTGIIAEQGHVLSVERDGDASATVRLHAPRSTEGLALGGSIAVNGVCLTATEIDGKDFSVDVMGETLVRSTIGELAAGDAVNLERCVPAGGRLDGHVVQGHVDGVGVLLEREPLGNWERLRFGVPANLARYIAEKGSIAIDGVSLTVTAVSAAAEQSPWFEVGLIPTTLAETGLGAKSTGSRVNLEVDVLAKYTERLLAFSTLAPAAVDGGTP from the coding sequence ATGTTTACCGGAATTATTGCCGAGCAAGGGCACGTTTTGTCCGTCGAGCGGGACGGGGATGCCAGCGCCACGGTGCGGCTGCACGCCCCCCGCAGCACCGAAGGCCTCGCCCTGGGCGGCTCCATCGCCGTCAACGGCGTTTGCCTTACCGCCACTGAAATAGACGGCAAGGACTTCAGCGTGGACGTGATGGGGGAGACCCTCGTCCGCAGCACCATCGGCGAGCTGGCTGCCGGCGACGCCGTCAACCTTGAGCGTTGCGTCCCGGCGGGCGGAAGGCTGGACGGGCACGTTGTGCAGGGCCACGTGGACGGCGTGGGCGTACTGCTGGAACGCGAGCCCCTTGGCAACTGGGAGAGGCTCCGCTTCGGCGTCCCTGCCAACCTGGCCCGCTACATCGCGGAAAAGGGATCCATCGCCATCGACGGCGTCTCTCTCACGGTCACGGCCGTCAGCGCTGCGGCTGAACAGAGCCCCTGGTTCGAGGTGGGGCTCATCCCCACCACGCTTGCCGAGACCGGCCTTGGCGCCAAAAGCACCGGCAGCCGGGTGAACCTGGAAGTGGACGTCCTGGCCAAGTACACCGAGCGCCTGCTGGCGTTCAGCACCCTGGCTCCCGCAGCTGTTGACGGAGGAACACCATGA
- the ribD gene encoding bifunctional diaminohydroxyphosphoribosylaminopyrimidine deaminase/5-amino-6-(5-phosphoribosylamino)uracil reductase RibD — translation MTAEVVTAFTAAETAAMDIALEAALNGPRGANPLVGAVVVDSEGRELVTGFHRGAGTAHAEADAIAQAAAAGIDLSGCTMLVTLEPCNHVGRTGPCARAIIAAGITDVVYAVDDPHDPAAGGAATLREAGVRVRSGLGAGEALDLNRHWFEAVAAKRPFVTLHIAQTLDSRIAAEDGTSQWISSPESLADNHAIRGRIDAILVGTQTVLVDNPRLTARDAAGTPAPKQPLRAVMGLRDIPADAAIHGSDGLAMHLKTRDPQEALSTLYGSGIRHLMVEGGSSILSAFLAAGLVDELIVYLAPTLLGSGTPALTGLGIATLADAQHWEWDPSDGGSVRTLGRDLRLHLRPQRTVALDQQPSRATAEQAQGGY, via the coding sequence ATGACGGCGGAAGTTGTCACAGCCTTTACCGCCGCCGAGACCGCCGCGATGGACATCGCCCTCGAGGCTGCCCTCAACGGTCCCCGTGGTGCGAATCCCCTGGTGGGCGCCGTCGTCGTCGATTCCGAAGGCCGCGAACTCGTGACTGGTTTCCACCGCGGCGCAGGAACCGCCCACGCCGAGGCAGACGCCATTGCGCAGGCCGCTGCCGCAGGGATCGATCTTTCCGGATGCACCATGCTGGTGACCTTGGAGCCCTGCAACCATGTGGGCCGCACCGGTCCCTGCGCCCGGGCGATCATCGCCGCCGGCATAACGGACGTGGTCTACGCGGTGGACGATCCCCATGACCCGGCCGCGGGCGGTGCCGCCACCCTTCGGGAAGCCGGCGTACGCGTACGCAGCGGGCTGGGCGCGGGCGAAGCGCTGGACCTGAACCGCCACTGGTTCGAGGCAGTTGCCGCAAAACGCCCCTTCGTCACCCTGCACATCGCACAGACACTGGACAGCCGGATCGCGGCGGAGGACGGCACCAGCCAGTGGATTTCCAGCCCCGAGTCCCTGGCAGACAACCACGCAATCCGCGGACGCATCGATGCCATCCTCGTGGGAACCCAGACGGTACTGGTGGACAACCCACGCCTTACGGCCCGCGACGCCGCAGGAACGCCGGCCCCGAAGCAGCCCCTGCGGGCCGTGATGGGACTGCGGGACATCCCGGCAGACGCCGCCATCCACGGGAGCGACGGACTGGCAATGCACCTGAAGACCCGCGACCCCCAGGAGGCGCTGTCCACCCTCTACGGTTCCGGCATTCGCCACCTGATGGTTGAGGGCGGCTCCAGCATACTCAGCGCGTTCCTCGCGGCCGGGCTCGTTGACGAACTCATTGTCTACCTGGCTCCCACGCTGCTTGGCTCCGGAACCCCCGCCCTCACCGGCCTGGGAATCGCCACCCTCGCTGATGCGCAGCACTGGGAGTGGGACCCGTCCGACGGCGGCTCAGTCCGAACGCTGGGCCGGGACCTCCGGCTCCACCTCCGACCGCAACGCACCGTTGCCCTAGACCAACAACCGTCCCGCGCCACCGCGGAGCAAGCCCAGGGAGGCTACTGA
- the rpe gene encoding ribulose-phosphate 3-epimerase: MTQCCINPSILSADFVNLEAELQRISNADAVHVDVMDNHFVPNLTLGLPVVQRIQAVSPVPLDAHLMIADADRWAPGFADAGLASVTFHAEAAIAPIKLARELRARGAKAGMALRPGTPVEPYLDMLSELDMLLIMTVEPGFGGQAFLDVTLPKIRRARKAIDGSGIGVAIQVDGGITEDTITRAAEAGANVFVAGSAVYGAEDPAAAIDRLREAGSQKLRSAAE, from the coding sequence GTGACGCAATGCTGCATCAACCCGAGCATCCTGTCTGCCGATTTCGTCAACCTCGAAGCTGAGCTGCAGCGCATCAGCAATGCGGACGCAGTGCACGTGGACGTGATGGACAATCACTTCGTGCCCAACCTCACCCTCGGGCTGCCGGTGGTGCAGCGGATCCAGGCCGTGAGCCCGGTTCCCCTTGACGCGCATCTGATGATTGCCGACGCCGACCGTTGGGCACCCGGTTTTGCTGACGCGGGCCTGGCATCGGTCACCTTCCACGCCGAGGCTGCCATTGCGCCCATCAAGCTGGCCCGCGAGCTCCGCGCCAGGGGTGCGAAGGCCGGTATGGCCCTCCGTCCCGGAACTCCCGTGGAGCCGTACCTGGACATGCTCTCCGAGCTGGACATGCTGCTCATCATGACGGTGGAGCCTGGATTCGGCGGCCAGGCGTTCCTGGACGTGACCCTGCCAAAAATCCGCCGTGCCAGGAAAGCGATCGACGGCTCGGGGATCGGCGTGGCCATCCAGGTCGACGGCGGCATCACCGAAGACACCATCACCCGTGCTGCGGAGGCGGGCGCCAACGTCTTCGTCGCGGGCTCGGCCGTGTACGGTGCGGAGGATCCCGCAGCGGCCATCGACCGGCTGCGCGAGGCAGGCAGCCAAAAGTTACGTTCCGCGGCGGAATAG
- a CDS encoding RsmB/NOP family class I SAM-dependent RNA methyltransferase, which translates to MSGSGGNQGGRGSAGSGSGSSGGGQRGRGGGTGGGRGNGGPRDSSTRNAKGRERNRGPQRSFTDNAPSQRTRRADPARLVAFEVLRAVAAEDAYANLVLPARIRHHGLDKRDAGFATELSYGALRGQGTYDAILVRCVDRPLDQLDPAILDALRIGAHQLLAMRVPAHAALDQTVGLARAVIGAGPSALINAVLRKVAAHTLEEWLEELVAGETDETKVASLRYAHPEWIVRAMRQSLVAHGRPASEILDLLEADNAAPVVNLVALPGIGSLDEALENGATPGELVEGSALSSGGDLGRLASVREGSTRVQDVGSQLVARAMAAVDLGGPQAGAGAEGAERAGSAGSAAEAWLDLCAGPGGKAALLGALASQRGATLLANEPAPHRAKLVSQALSAVPRETWQVRTGDGREVGTEKPEFFDRVLVDVPCSGLGALRRRPESRWRRTPKDLADLGQLQRDLLKSALAAVRPGGVVAYVTCSPHPAETTAVVTDALRKRDDLELLEAGQALDSVSLTGSLGAGHESTAQLWPHVHGTDAMFLALIRKKP; encoded by the coding sequence ATGAGCGGTTCCGGCGGCAATCAAGGCGGTCGCGGCAGTGCTGGGAGCGGGAGCGGAAGCTCAGGAGGCGGTCAGCGCGGAAGAGGTGGCGGAACCGGCGGCGGCCGCGGGAACGGCGGACCCCGCGATTCCAGCACCCGAAACGCCAAGGGCAGGGAACGGAACCGCGGCCCCCAGCGCAGCTTCACCGATAACGCCCCTTCCCAGCGCACGCGCAGGGCGGATCCCGCCCGGCTGGTCGCGTTCGAAGTCCTTCGGGCTGTCGCTGCCGAGGACGCCTACGCCAACCTGGTGCTGCCGGCACGGATCAGGCACCACGGCCTGGACAAGCGGGACGCCGGTTTTGCCACTGAGCTCAGCTACGGCGCCCTCCGCGGCCAGGGCACCTACGACGCCATCCTGGTCCGCTGCGTCGACCGGCCCCTGGACCAACTGGACCCGGCCATCCTCGACGCCCTTCGGATCGGAGCGCATCAACTGCTGGCCATGCGGGTCCCGGCACATGCCGCACTGGACCAGACCGTTGGCTTGGCCCGAGCAGTGATCGGAGCAGGACCGTCTGCCCTCATCAACGCTGTCCTCCGGAAGGTCGCCGCGCACACCCTCGAGGAGTGGCTGGAGGAGCTGGTCGCCGGGGAAACGGACGAGACCAAGGTGGCCTCCCTCCGCTACGCCCATCCCGAGTGGATTGTCCGCGCCATGCGCCAGTCCCTCGTGGCACATGGCCGCCCAGCGTCAGAAATTCTCGATCTCCTGGAAGCGGACAACGCCGCGCCCGTGGTCAACCTGGTGGCCCTGCCCGGTATCGGAAGCCTGGACGAGGCCTTGGAAAACGGGGCCACCCCCGGTGAGCTGGTGGAAGGCTCGGCGCTGTCCAGCGGCGGGGACCTGGGCCGGCTTGCCTCGGTACGGGAGGGCAGCACCCGGGTGCAGGACGTCGGCTCGCAGCTCGTGGCACGCGCCATGGCCGCGGTAGACCTCGGCGGACCTCAAGCCGGAGCGGGAGCCGAAGGCGCTGAGAGGGCAGGTTCCGCCGGAAGCGCTGCCGAGGCCTGGCTTGACCTGTGCGCGGGGCCGGGCGGAAAGGCGGCACTGCTGGGTGCGCTGGCCAGCCAGAGGGGCGCGACACTGCTGGCCAATGAACCTGCGCCGCACCGGGCCAAACTGGTGAGCCAGGCACTTTCGGCTGTGCCGCGGGAAACCTGGCAGGTCCGCACCGGGGACGGCCGCGAGGTAGGCACGGAGAAGCCTGAATTCTTCGACCGTGTTCTCGTAGACGTTCCCTGCAGCGGGCTGGGCGCGCTCCGTCGGCGCCCGGAGTCCCGCTGGCGCCGCACGCCCAAAGACCTCGCAGATCTCGGGCAGCTTCAGCGCGACCTCCTCAAGTCCGCCCTGGCAGCAGTACGGCCGGGGGGAGTGGTTGCCTACGTGACCTGCTCACCCCACCCGGCCGAAACCACGGCCGTGGTCACTGATGCGCTCCGCAAACGGGACGACCTTGAACTGCTCGAGGCCGGCCAGGCACTGGACAGCGTAAGCCTCACGGGAAGCCTTGGTGCCGGGCATGAGTCGACCGCCCAACTGTGGCCCCACGTCCACGGCACTGACGCTATGTTCCTTGCCCTGATCCGTAAGAAGCCCTGA
- the fmt gene encoding methionyl-tRNA formyltransferase: MRVLFAGTPAVAVPSLSALVEAGFDVVAVLTRPDAPIGRKHVLTPSPVAARAAELGIEVIHASRIDAEAIGRISAANPDVAAIVAYGGLVPPPALRIPRHGWINLHFSLLPAWRGAAPVQRAVMAGDDVTGAVTFQLEEGLDTGPVFGTLTESVGPDDTAGELLERLSHSGAVLLAQTLSAIDAGKAAALPQTGEVSHAAKLTLDDGRLDWKHPALAIGRQARGVTPEPGAWTVLDGQRIKLEPVRLRPDVSGLAPGSLCVQGKSVLVGTGSHGVELTRIQPAGKKMMAAADWARGMASLESVVFE, from the coding sequence GTGAGGGTCCTGTTCGCGGGCACTCCCGCCGTCGCCGTCCCGTCACTCAGTGCGCTCGTTGAAGCAGGATTCGATGTAGTTGCGGTGCTGACGAGGCCTGACGCGCCCATCGGCCGGAAGCACGTTCTCACTCCCTCTCCGGTTGCCGCTCGGGCAGCCGAGCTGGGGATCGAAGTCATTCACGCGTCCCGCATCGATGCGGAGGCCATCGGCAGGATCTCAGCGGCTAACCCGGACGTGGCCGCAATTGTTGCTTACGGCGGGCTGGTGCCCCCGCCCGCCCTCAGGATTCCGCGGCACGGTTGGATCAACCTGCACTTTTCCCTCCTTCCGGCATGGCGCGGCGCAGCGCCGGTGCAGCGGGCAGTGATGGCCGGCGACGACGTCACCGGGGCCGTCACGTTCCAGCTGGAGGAAGGCCTGGACACCGGTCCCGTCTTCGGAACCCTGACCGAATCGGTGGGGCCGGACGATACTGCAGGCGAACTGCTGGAACGGCTGTCCCACAGCGGAGCGGTGCTCCTGGCCCAGACACTTTCGGCCATTGACGCCGGCAAGGCGGCCGCGCTCCCGCAGACGGGCGAGGTTTCCCACGCCGCCAAGCTGACCCTGGACGACGGCCGCCTCGACTGGAAACATCCGGCCCTGGCTATCGGCCGGCAGGCCCGGGGCGTCACTCCCGAACCTGGAGCGTGGACAGTGTTGGACGGCCAGCGCATCAAGCTGGAGCCCGTCCGGCTGCGGCCCGATGTTTCCGGATTGGCGCCCGGGTCCCTCTGCGTGCAAGGCAAAAGTGTGCTCGTGGGAACCGGCTCGCACGGCGTGGAGCTGACCCGGATTCAGCCTGCGGGCAAAAAGATGATGGCCGCTGCTGATTGGGCACGCGGCATGGCTTCCCTTGAAAGCGTGGTTTTCGAATGA
- the def gene encoding peptide deformylase, translated as MAILNIRIIGDPVLRTVADPVTEFGPELAKLVADMTETMEDVDGAGLAAPQIGVSKRVFTYRIGGVEGHIINPVLENSEDFQPDHVEGCLSIPGLGFPVRRFRATRVSGVDMHGNPVTVEGEGMLARCFQHENDHLDGILYTDRLEGEDRKAALRSIRNANYDSVTERTTAKRAKTVGSSFGGSSFGGATSGGSFGAGASGAHG; from the coding sequence ATGGCTATTCTGAATATCCGCATCATCGGCGATCCTGTGCTCCGCACAGTTGCCGATCCTGTGACGGAATTCGGGCCTGAGCTGGCCAAGCTGGTGGCGGATATGACCGAGACCATGGAAGACGTGGACGGTGCCGGCCTCGCCGCGCCCCAGATCGGCGTGAGCAAGCGTGTCTTTACCTACCGCATCGGCGGTGTGGAAGGGCACATCATCAACCCCGTGCTGGAGAACAGCGAGGATTTCCAGCCAGACCACGTGGAAGGCTGCCTGTCCATTCCCGGTCTCGGTTTCCCGGTGCGGCGTTTCCGTGCCACCCGCGTTTCCGGCGTAGACATGCACGGCAACCCGGTCACCGTCGAGGGCGAGGGGATGCTGGCGCGCTGCTTCCAGCACGAGAATGACCACCTGGACGGAATCCTCTACACGGACCGGCTGGAGGGGGAGGACCGCAAGGCTGCCCTGCGTTCCATCCGCAACGCCAACTATGACTCCGTCACGGAACGGACGACGGCGAAGCGTGCCAAGACAGTCGGCTCAAGTTTTGGCGGCTCAAGTTTCGGCGGTGCCACTTCCGGCGGGAGCTTCGGTGCCGGCGCGTCGGGTGCCCACGGGTGA
- a CDS encoding cytochrome, with protein sequence MTAPLLAHATEYGRMYARSTSEHFSVPSITTVIGQQPHGLDGWFGYMGASSLAKDPMLADCLGSPAKIKQAVNRAAKAAETYRDEAAKRGDRVHYYCEQVALRALGRPHAMKAARGALASNGEEAFAVRFDEWWELFRVEPIAPEITVWNNAVGYAGTLDLVARINGRVCLIDYKTKGTTRDGLVKPLDDKVVMQLVAGMKAEESLVDHEAGTWEPWKYGENPVLLAVAIGETEVRPVRANPEVLKHHWWKFCALRRVWELSADTISAGTALLPIAPPPLAQVQPA encoded by the coding sequence ATGACTGCTCCACTTCTTGCCCACGCCACGGAATACGGGCGGATGTACGCCCGGTCCACCTCTGAGCATTTCTCCGTGCCGTCCATCACCACGGTGATCGGCCAGCAGCCGCACGGGCTTGACGGCTGGTTCGGATATATGGGGGCCAGCAGCCTGGCAAAAGATCCGATGCTCGCGGACTGCCTGGGCAGCCCGGCCAAAATCAAGCAGGCCGTCAACCGCGCAGCCAAGGCTGCGGAGACATACCGGGACGAGGCCGCCAAGCGGGGGGACCGCGTCCACTATTACTGCGAGCAGGTGGCCCTGCGCGCCCTCGGCCGGCCGCACGCCATGAAGGCAGCCCGCGGGGCCCTCGCTTCCAACGGCGAGGAAGCATTTGCCGTCCGCTTCGATGAATGGTGGGAGCTCTTCCGGGTGGAACCCATTGCCCCTGAGATCACCGTCTGGAATAACGCGGTGGGGTACGCGGGCACACTTGACCTGGTAGCCCGGATCAACGGGCGGGTTTGCCTGATCGACTACAAGACCAAGGGCACCACCCGCGACGGCCTGGTCAAGCCGCTGGACGACAAAGTGGTGATGCAGCTGGTGGCCGGCATGAAGGCGGAAGAAAGCCTGGTGGACCACGAAGCGGGGACCTGGGAACCGTGGAAGTACGGCGAAAACCCTGTCCTGTTGGCTGTGGCCATTGGGGAAACCGAGGTCCGTCCGGTCCGTGCCAACCCTGAAGTCCTCAAGCACCACTGGTGGAAGTTCTGCGCCTTGCGGCGCGTGTGGGAGCTGTCAGCGGACACCATTTCCGCAGGGACCGCACTGTTGCCCATTGCCCCGCCGCCGCTCGCGCAGGTACAGCCCGCGTGA
- a CDS encoding antitoxin, whose product MGLIGDLKGKAQGLIRGNEQAIKNGISKAGDFVDTKTGGKYSGHVDKIQHGASKLIDQNGTPGQAPAPGQVPPVNPVPPVDKAP is encoded by the coding sequence GTGGGACTGATTGGCGACCTAAAGGGCAAGGCTCAGGGTCTTATCCGCGGCAACGAGCAGGCCATCAAGAACGGCATCAGCAAGGCCGGCGATTTCGTTGACACCAAGACCGGTGGCAAGTACTCCGGCCACGTCGACAAGATCCAGCATGGCGCTTCCAAGCTCATTGACCAGAACGGAACTCCGGGCCAGGCACCTGCCCCCGGGCAGGTTCCGCCGGTCAACCCGGTTCCGCCGGTTGACAAGGCTCCGTAA
- the zapE gene encoding cell division protein ZapE produces MVQIEQLAARTPSVSVDELLKGFFPSPRFGKVSFASYRPDPKQPSQAHAVRALEGFAAGVGAGDGGGLFKKLFGKKDTSRAGIYLDGGFGVGKTHLLASLWHAAPGPKAFGTFVEYTNLVGALSFRKTVDALSHYKLVCIDEFELDDPGDTVLMSRLMRELADAGVKLAATSNTLPGSLGDGRFAAVDFQREIQVLADQFDVIRIDGEDFRHRGLPAAPSPLKNSELSSHMKAEFDGKTVAQDEFATLIHHLAGVHPSRYRQLIDGIDGVVWRNVDTITEQAVALRFVVLADRLYDKDVPILASGVPFDKLFTEEMMTGGYMKKYFRAVSRLTALAREGQNHEPS; encoded by the coding sequence TTGGTACAGATCGAACAGCTTGCCGCCCGAACTCCGTCAGTATCGGTGGATGAGCTCCTCAAGGGTTTCTTTCCCTCGCCGCGCTTTGGCAAGGTCTCCTTTGCGAGTTACCGCCCGGATCCCAAGCAGCCCAGCCAGGCCCACGCCGTCCGGGCACTGGAGGGATTTGCCGCAGGCGTCGGAGCCGGGGACGGCGGAGGCCTGTTCAAGAAACTGTTCGGGAAGAAGGACACCTCCCGCGCGGGCATCTACCTGGACGGCGGGTTCGGCGTCGGCAAAACCCACCTGCTGGCCTCGCTGTGGCACGCGGCGCCCGGGCCCAAGGCCTTCGGCACTTTTGTGGAGTACACAAACTTGGTGGGCGCACTGTCCTTCCGGAAAACGGTGGATGCACTGAGCCATTACAAGCTCGTGTGCATTGACGAATTCGAGCTGGATGATCCGGGCGACACGGTGCTGATGTCGCGCTTGATGCGCGAACTGGCTGATGCCGGCGTAAAGCTGGCTGCCACCTCAAATACCCTGCCGGGCTCACTGGGTGACGGCAGGTTCGCCGCGGTGGATTTCCAGCGCGAGATCCAGGTCCTTGCAGACCAGTTCGACGTTATACGGATCGACGGCGAGGACTTCCGCCACCGCGGACTGCCGGCCGCACCATCGCCCTTGAAGAACAGCGAACTGTCGTCCCACATGAAAGCGGAGTTTGACGGCAAGACCGTCGCCCAGGACGAGTTCGCCACCCTGATCCACCACCTCGCAGGCGTGCACCCCAGCCGCTACCGGCAACTGATCGACGGCATTGACGGTGTGGTGTGGCGCAACGTGGACACCATCACCGAACAGGCGGTGGCACTTCGGTTCGTGGTGCTGGCTGACCGGCTCTACGACAAGGACGTGCCGATCCTTGCGAGCGGAGTTCCCTTCGACAAGTTGTTCACGGAGGAAATGATGACGGGCGGCTACATGAAGAAGTACTTCCGCGCTGTCTCCCGCCTCACGGCCCTTGCGCGCGAGGGACAGAACCACGAGCCGTCCTAG
- a CDS encoding sulfurtransferase, with the protein MSYPVEQNEKFAAYAHPERLVSTEWLAAAINNGAVASGQLIVVESDEDVLLYETGHIPGAVKIDWHTDLNDEVTRDYVDGAAFAELAASKGISRASTVVIYGDKSNWWAAYALWVFTLFGHQDVRLLDGGRDKWIAEGRELTTDKPAPARGDYPVVERDDAPIRAFKEDVLAHLGKPLIDVRSPEEYTGQRTHMPAYPEEGALRGGHIPTAASIPWARAAAPDGTYRSREELEALYLGEAGLSEGDDVVAYCRIGERSSHTWFALKYLLGFDSVRNYDGSWTEWGNAVRVPIVKGAERGSFPVAVGV; encoded by the coding sequence ATGTCCTACCCAGTTGAACAAAACGAGAAGTTCGCCGCCTACGCCCACCCGGAGCGCCTGGTTTCCACCGAGTGGCTTGCTGCAGCCATTAACAACGGCGCAGTGGCCAGCGGCCAGCTGATAGTGGTGGAGTCTGACGAAGACGTCCTCCTGTATGAAACCGGACACATCCCCGGCGCGGTAAAAATCGACTGGCACACCGATCTGAACGACGAAGTCACCCGCGACTACGTGGATGGCGCTGCGTTCGCCGAACTGGCAGCGTCGAAGGGCATCTCCCGGGCCAGCACGGTGGTCATCTACGGGGACAAGTCCAACTGGTGGGCTGCCTACGCGCTGTGGGTCTTCACCCTCTTCGGCCACCAGGACGTGCGGCTGCTCGACGGCGGCCGGGACAAGTGGATTGCCGAGGGCAGGGAGCTCACCACGGACAAGCCGGCACCGGCCAGGGGTGACTACCCCGTCGTCGAGCGCGACGATGCTCCGATCCGTGCCTTCAAGGAAGACGTCCTGGCCCACCTGGGCAAGCCGCTCATCGATGTCCGCTCCCCCGAGGAATACACCGGCCAGCGCACCCACATGCCCGCCTACCCCGAGGAAGGTGCGCTGCGCGGCGGCCACATCCCCACTGCTGCATCAATCCCCTGGGCGCGGGCCGCCGCGCCCGATGGAACCTACCGGAGCCGCGAGGAACTCGAAGCCCTCTACCTCGGTGAGGCGGGCCTGAGCGAAGGCGACGACGTTGTGGCGTACTGCCGCATCGGTGAGCGTTCCAGCCACACCTGGTTCGCCCTGAAGTACCTCCTCGGCTTCGATTCCGTCCGCAACTACGACGGATCGTGGACGGAATGGGGCAACGCCGTGCGGGTTCCCATCGTCAAGGGCGCGGAACGCGGTTCCTTTCCCGTTGCCGTCGGAGTCTGA